Part of the Sphingomonadaceae bacterium OTU29LAMAA1 genome, TCGCTGAGCGCGATGCACACGCTTTCATCCTTCGCCTTCAGCCCGAGCCCGACACCGGCGATCGTCCCGCCGGTGCCGGCCGCGCAGGTAAACCCGTCGATCCGGCCGTCCATCTGCTGCCAGATCTCCTCCGCGGTGCCTACGATATGCGCACGCCGGTTGGCGACGTTGTCGAACTGATTGGCCCAGATCGCATTGTCGCGCTCCTCGGCAATCCGGCGGCTGGTGTGCACGAAGTGACAGGGGCTGGCGTAGGGCGCTGCGGGCACCAGCACCAGTTCGGCCCCGAGCGCCCGCAGCGTATCCATCTTTTCCCGGCTTTGCGTCTCGGGCATGACGATGATCGTCCTGTAGCCCTTGGCGTTGGCGACGAGCGCCAGCCCGATGCCGGTGTTGCCCGCCGTCCCCTCGACGATCGTACCGCCGGGGTGCAGCACGCCGCGCGCTTCGGCATCCTCGACGATCGACAGCGCCGCGCGATCCTTCACCGATGCACCCGGGTTGGCGAATTCGCATTTGCCGAAGATGTCGCAGCCGGTGGCCTCGCTTGGTCCACGCAGACGGACGAGGGGCGTGTTGCCGATCAGGGCCAATGTGTCGGGGGTCGTATGCATCACCGCTAGATGGCGTGTGGCAACGCGAGCGGCAAGCGAAGCTGATCTTGGGGTGTATGAAGTCCCCACTCCCGGCTGCACCTGTGTTCTGCTAATGTTCCGATCATGCCGTCCGCGACTCGCCAGCCCCTGGACCTCCCGCCACGGCCGCTGCGCTGGCTGTTCCTCGATCTCAATTCCTACTTCGCCAGCGTCGAACAACAGCTTCAGCCGACGCTTCGCGGCAGACCGGTCATCGTCGCGCCGGTGGGCAGCGATACCACCGTCGCCATCGCCGCCTCGATCGAGGCGAAGCGTTTCGGCATCTCCACCGGCACGCCGGTGTGGGAAGCGAAGCAGCGGTGCCGAGAACTGATCGTCACACCGGCGCGTCACGAGAAATACGTCGAATTTCACGAACGGATCGTCGCCGAGGTATGGCGCCACATTCCCGTGACTCGCGTCTGTTCGATCGACGAGATGGCCTGTCGCCTGCTCGACAACGAGAACGATCGCGCCTCGGCCGAGGCGCTCGCGCGGCGGATCAAGGCAGGTATCCGCGCCCGTGTCGGCGACCGGCTGACCTGTTCGGTCGGCATCGCGCCCAACCGCCTGCTGGCGAAACTGGCGTCCGACCTGCAGAAGCCGGACGGCCTCGTCACCTTCGAGGCGGAGGACCTGCCGCAGGCGCTCTATCCATTGGCATTGCGCGAGATTGCGGGGATCGGCGCGAAGATGGAAGGACGGCTGGCGCGCGACGGCGTCAACGATATCAGGCAGCTTTGCGAGCGCCGTCCGCGCGATGCCGGCACCGCATGGGGCGGCACCAACGGTGATCGGCTCTGGTATCTGCTGCACGGCGTCGATCTGCCGGAAAAGGCGACGATGTCGCGGACGATCGGTCACAGCCACGTATTGTCGCCCGGCCGACGCGGCGCCGATCCGGCCCGCCTCACCGCGCGACGACTGGCGTTGAAGGCCGCGAGCCGACTGCGTCGCAAGGCCTGCCGCGCCCGCCTGCTGGTTCTCCATGTGAAGTTCGAAGATGATAAATCCGCCTGGCGCACCTCGTGCAAGCTGCCGGCGACGCAGGACAGTTTCGTCGTGCTCGAACGGCTGGAGACGTTGCTTCCGCGTTTGCGCGACGCGTGCCGCGGACGGCCCGGTGGCGGACAGCTGCGGATGATCGGAGTGACGCTGTGCGAGATCGAACCCGCGGTCGGGGAGCAGGGGTCGCTGTTCGCCGCACTCGATCCCGACGATCCGCTGGCCCGTGAAACACGTGGACTGTCGCTGTCGCGGGCGATGGACCGGATCAACCAGCGTTTCGGGCGGCATGCCGTCAGTGTCGGACCGTTGAACGGCGGTCGACTGGACCGGATCGGCACCAAGATCGCCTTCGGACGAATCCCCGACCTCGACGAATTCCACGAATGACCGCAATTTGAGACAGGGTCTCACATATATCAGCCATCCAGCTTGACGCTCCGTGCTGCATGCGCAAAGCGTCGTGGCGCTATGAAGAGCCCCCTCCTCCTCTCCGCCACTGCCGCGCTGCTTGCGCTGGCTGCCTGCAACTCCAAGCCCGCCGAGCCCGATGTGCTCGATTCCAATCCCGATCCGATGGCGACCGAACTCGCCAATCGCGCCCCGGTCGAACTGCCGCCGTCGATCAAGGCGGAGAAGACGTTCCGCTGCAAGGACAACAGCCTGTTGTACGTGACGCTGTTCAACGGCGACAAGCTGGCCTTCGTGAAGACGACGCCGACCGGCACGATCAACCGCCTGACCGCCGAAACCGCCGGCGATCCGCTGACGGCCGAGGGTGGCTGGTCGCTGACCGGCACGCCGTCGAGCATCACGGTGACGCAACCGGGCAAGCCGTCGCAGACCTGCAAGTCGTAAGCGTTTCGGCATAACACGAAACCGAGCCGGCGGATGTATCCGCCGGCCCTTTGCTTATTGGGCGCGGTAGCGGATTGCTGGGACGGGTCCGTCCCGGTACCATCCCGCCATGGCCACGATCGCGATCTACAGTTCGAAGGGCGGCGTCGGAAAGACCACGCTGGCGATCAACCTCGCCTGGTGCTCTGCAATCCGGTCGAACCGCAGGACGGTGCTGTGGGACCTCGATCCGCAGGCGGCGAGCACGTGGATGCTCGATCGCGCGCCGGGCGGGGATCAGGCACGCGCCGTGTTCACGCGCGACAGCAAGGTCGCCGCGCATGTCCGGCCGACGGACATCCCCGGGCTCGATCTGATGCCTGCCGACGCCTCGCTCCGCACGCTCGACATCCTGTTGCACGACATCGGCAAGCGGCGGCGCCTCGACCGCCTCATCGAACGGCTGGGCGACTACGATCACGTGGTGCTCGATTGCCCGCCCGGCCTGACCGAGACCAGCGAACAGGTGATCCGTGCCGCCGATCTGATCGTCCTGCCGGTCATCCCGTCGCCGTTTGCCCAGCGTGCGCATGACGAGGTCGTGCGTCACGTCGGCGGCAAGGTGCCGGTCCTGCCCGTTCACACGATGGTCGATCGCCGCCGCCGGCTGCATGCGGATGCCGTCGCGGCGCAGCCCGACTGGCCCACGATCCCGATGGCCAGCGCGGTCGAAGCGATGGCCGAGCATCGAGCGCCGCTGGGCAGCTACGCGCCCCGATCGGCGGCGGCGGTCGCGTTCGGCAACTTGTGGACGACGATCGAACGCCGCCTGTCTGCGTGATGCCGTGCCAGTCTGCACCTGTCCTGCACGATCCTTCCTCCAAAGGCATGTTTCCCGACCTGTGCCCCCGACGCTATGATCCAGCCATCGTTCAGGGAGCTTTTCGATGGCACAAGCCTATGCACAGGAAACATCGCGCCGGGGTCAACGCTTGCGGATCGCCGTCTGGGCGGGCGCGGCGGCGATCCTGACGCTGCCGCTGGTGGCGATGCAATTCACCCGCGAAGTGCGATGGACCGCCGCCGACTTCGCATTCGCCGCCGTCTTGCTGTTCGGCTCCCTTGGCGCCTTCGAATTGTTGACGCGGCGGATGCAGGTGCCCGCCTTCCGCGTGGCCACCGCCCTGCTGCTGCTGGGCACGTTCCTGCTCATCTGGATCAACGCCGCGGTGGGGATCATCGGTGAAGAGGGCAATCCCGCCAACCTCATGTTCGCCGGTGTGCTCGGCCTCGGCGCAGTTGGCGCGGTATATAGCCGCTTCCGTCCGACCGGCATGGCCCGCACTGCCGGAGCGATGGCGGCCGCCCAGATCGGCGTCGCGCTGATCGCATTCTCCGGCTTCGCAGGTTCGGTAGCGGGAAGCGAACAGCCGGTGCTGGGACTGACCGCCGTCTTTACGCTGCTCTGGCTCGCGGCGGCGGCGCTGTTCGCCCGGGCCGTGCGCTGACGGCACCTTGCCATCGGCCACTGGACGCGCCACCTGTCCGGTTCGATGGAGATGCTCGATCCGCAACTCGTGCTCGGTGCCTATGCGATCGGCGTGTTCCCGATGGCAGACGATCGCGACACCGACAGCGTCTATTGGGTTGAACCGCGCACGCGGGCGATCCTGCCGCTCGATGGCTTCCACCTGTCGAAATCCCTGCGCAAGAGGATTTCGCAAAACCGTTTTCGGGTAACCGCCGACACCGCGTTTCACCGGATCATACAGCTGTGCGCCGAGAGTGCCGAGGATCGTCCGGAGACCTGGATCAACACCGGCATCGAGCGGTCGTTCATGGCATTGCACCACCTCGGCTTCGCCCATTCGATCGAATGCTGGGACGGCGACGAACTGGTCGGCGGCCTCTACGGACTGGCACTGGGGCGCGCGTTCTTCGGCGAATCGATGGTTAGCCGCCGCACCGACGCGTCGAAGGTCGCACTGGCGTGGCTCGTCGCCCGGCTGCGGGCCGGCGGGTTCGCGTTGCTCGACTGCCAGTTCCAGACATCTCATCTCGCCTCGCTTGGCGCGGTGGAGATCAGCCGGACGGATTATTGCGCGTTGCTGGCCGCCGCGCTCGACGAGACCGCCGGCTCCGCCGCTTCCGTCGGCGCATCGCCGCCGGCCGGAGATTTCTTCGCGCTCGAACGCCGGGCCGGTTCGCCGCTCGCCAGCGAGGTCGTATCCGGCCCCGTCGCCGGCCACGACATCGTGCAGCTCTTGGTCCAGACGTCGTAGACCGGGTGCTGCACGACGTTCAGGCCCGGCCGTTCCTTGAACAGCCAGCCCGAGAATGCCCGTCGCCAGTGTCGGTCGCTGCCGCGGACATCCAGTTGCACGAAGCTGCCGGTCAGCTGGTCCTGCTCCCACGGTGCCGTCCGTTCGCAGGCACGCAAGCGTATGATGGCGTCGCCGACGCGCACCGCCTGACCGGGCTTCAGCGTGACGTCGCGGCTGACACCGTTACGCTTGTTGAGCAACCCGACGATGGCGACCCGTTGCGCCATCGGCGTT contains:
- a CDS encoding cysteine synthase A, whose product is MHTTPDTLALIGNTPLVRLRGPSEATGCDIFGKCEFANPGASVKDRAALSIVEDAEARGVLHPGGTIVEGTAGNTGIGLALVANAKGYRTIIVMPETQSREKMDTLRALGAELVLVPAAPYASPCHFVHTSRRIAEERDNAIWANQFDNVANRRAHIVGTAEEIWQQMDGRIDGFTCAAGTGGTIAGVGLGLKAKDESVCIALSDPHGAALYEFYANGELRSEGTSVAEGIGQGRITANLEGAPIDTQFRISDQEGYRWVRRLLDEEGLCLGLSSGINVAGAVRLAEHLGPGKRIATILCDTGFRYLSTLHDPEWRAAKGLG
- the aat gene encoding leucyl/phenylalanyl-tRNA--protein transferase, which encodes MEMLDPQLVLGAYAIGVFPMADDRDTDSVYWVEPRTRAILPLDGFHLSKSLRKRISQNRFRVTADTAFHRIIQLCAESAEDRPETWINTGIERSFMALHHLGFAHSIECWDGDELVGGLYGLALGRAFFGESMVSRRTDASKVALAWLVARLRAGGFALLDCQFQTSHLASLGAVEISRTDYCALLAAALDETAGSAASVGASPPAGDFFALERRAGSPLASEVVSGPVAGHDIVQLLVQTS
- a CDS encoding type VI secretion protein ImpB codes for the protein MPSATRQPLDLPPRPLRWLFLDLNSYFASVEQQLQPTLRGRPVIVAPVGSDTTVAIAASIEAKRFGISTGTPVWEAKQRCRELIVTPARHEKYVEFHERIVAEVWRHIPVTRVCSIDEMACRLLDNENDRASAEALARRIKAGIRARVGDRLTCSVGIAPNRLLAKLASDLQKPDGLVTFEAEDLPQALYPLALREIAGIGAKMEGRLARDGVNDIRQLCERRPRDAGTAWGGTNGDRLWYLLHGVDLPEKATMSRTIGHSHVLSPGRRGADPARLTARRLALKAASRLRRKACRARLLVLHVKFEDDKSAWRTSCKLPATQDSFVVLERLETLLPRLRDACRGRPGGGQLRMIGVTLCEIEPAVGEQGSLFAALDPDDPLARETRGLSLSRAMDRINQRFGRHAVSVGPLNGGRLDRIGTKIAFGRIPDLDEFHE
- a CDS encoding ParA family protein, with the protein product MATIAIYSSKGGVGKTTLAINLAWCSAIRSNRRTVLWDLDPQAASTWMLDRAPGGDQARAVFTRDSKVAAHVRPTDIPGLDLMPADASLRTLDILLHDIGKRRRLDRLIERLGDYDHVVLDCPPGLTETSEQVIRAADLIVLPVIPSPFAQRAHDEVVRHVGGKVPVLPVHTMVDRRRRLHADAVAAQPDWPTIPMASAVEAMAEHRAPLGSYAPRSAAAVAFGNLWTTIERRLSA